In Nocardioides sp. JQ2195, a genomic segment contains:
- a CDS encoding TMEM165/GDT1 family protein, translated as MYAFLLSTVVIFVAELGDKSQLMAMTFATRYKARDVILAITAATAIVHLASVGLGVAIGSSFADYQDTISIVAGIAFLIFAAWTLRGDELTEEEAQKARNSSGMALLAVGTAFFLAELGDKTMLATITLATKEGWFGTWLGSTLGMVAADALAIGVGILLGRQLPEKVIKIGAALAFLVFGLVLIAQGIGWL; from the coding sequence ATGTACGCCTTCCTGCTCAGCACGGTGGTCATCTTCGTCGCAGAGCTCGGTGACAAGAGCCAGCTGATGGCGATGACGTTCGCCACCCGCTACAAGGCCCGCGACGTCATCCTCGCCATCACCGCCGCCACCGCCATCGTGCACCTGGCCTCGGTCGGCCTCGGTGTCGCGATCGGTTCGTCGTTCGCCGACTACCAGGACACCATCTCGATCGTGGCCGGCATCGCGTTCCTCATCTTTGCGGCCTGGACGCTGCGCGGTGACGAGCTCACCGAGGAGGAGGCCCAGAAGGCCAGGAACAGCAGCGGCATGGCACTGCTCGCCGTCGGAACCGCCTTCTTCCTGGCCGAGCTCGGCGACAAGACCATGCTCGCCACCATCACCCTGGCCACCAAGGAGGGCTGGTTCGGCACCTGGTTGGGCAGCACCCTGGGCATGGTCGCCGCGGACGCGCTGGCGATCGGTGTCGGCATCCTACTGGGGCGTCAGCTGCCCGAGAAGGTCATCAAGATCGGTGCCGCGCTCGCCTTCCTCGTCTTCGGCCTCGTGCTGATCGCACAGGGCATCGGCTGGCTCTGA
- a CDS encoding HU family DNA-binding protein, with product MVNTLNKRELVDAIVEQTGWTKKQAEEGLAAVVNTVSDAVAEGDRVQIPGFGTFEKRERAAREARNPQTGETIKIKKTNVPAFKAGSGFKSYVAMNKKDQAAFRKSRG from the coding sequence ATGGTGAACACATTGAACAAGCGTGAACTGGTCGACGCGATCGTTGAGCAGACCGGATGGACCAAGAAGCAGGCTGAAGAGGGCCTGGCCGCTGTGGTCAACACCGTGAGCGACGCCGTTGCCGAAGGCGACCGTGTCCAGATCCCCGGTTTCGGAACGTTCGAGAAGCGTGAGCGCGCGGCCCGCGAGGCCCGCAACCCGCAGACGGGCGAGACCATCAAGATCAAGAAGACCAACGTCCCCGCCTTCAAGGCCGGGTCCGGGTTCAAGTCCTACGTGGCGATGAACAAGAAGGACCAGGCTGCCTTCCGCAAGTCGCGCGGCTGA
- a CDS encoding UDP-N-acetylglucosamine 1-carboxyvinyltransferase, protein MTTDYLGRIGNLIRDARKHRGLTQQQLADLLATSQSAVNRIEKGHQNLSLEMLARIGSALDSEIVALGAGGPTHLRVTGPTTLSGSIDVKSSKNAGVALLCASLLNKGRTTLRKVARIEEVNRLLEVLESIGVQTRWLNENNDLEIVPPTHLDLANIDEDAARRTRSIIMFLGPLLHREDVFDLPYAGGCNLGDRTVQPHMAALRPFGLDVKATEGSYHAQVNRAIEPGRPIVLTERGDTVTENALMAAALHPGTTVIRNASSNYMVQDLCFYLQRLGVRVEGIGSTTLSVTGLANIDVDVDYAPSEDPIEAMSLLAAAIVTNSEITICRVPIEFLEIELATLEEMGFNYERSDEYVAENGKTRLVDIATRRSQLRAPLDKIHPMPFPGLNIDNLPFFAVIAAVAEGQTLLHDWVYENRAIYLTELTKLGGQVKLLDPHRVLVEGPTRWSGTEIVCPPALRPAVVILLAMLASKGTSVLRSTYVIHRGYEDLAERLNTLGANIVTFRDI, encoded by the coding sequence ATGACGACTGACTACCTCGGACGCATCGGCAACTTGATCCGCGACGCCCGCAAGCACCGTGGGCTCACCCAGCAGCAGCTCGCGGACCTGCTCGCCACCAGTCAATCCGCGGTGAACCGGATCGAGAAGGGCCACCAGAACCTCTCGTTGGAGATGCTGGCCCGGATCGGGTCCGCCCTCGACTCGGAGATCGTCGCCCTCGGCGCCGGCGGCCCGACGCACCTCCGGGTGACCGGTCCGACGACCCTGTCCGGCAGCATCGACGTGAAGTCGTCGAAGAACGCGGGCGTCGCGCTGCTGTGTGCCTCACTGCTCAACAAGGGACGCACGACGCTGCGCAAGGTTGCCCGCATCGAGGAGGTCAACCGACTGCTCGAGGTACTCGAGAGCATCGGGGTCCAGACCCGGTGGCTCAACGAGAACAACGACCTCGAGATCGTTCCTCCGACTCATCTCGACCTGGCCAACATCGACGAGGACGCCGCACGACGTACCCGCTCGATCATCATGTTCCTCGGCCCGTTGCTGCACCGCGAGGACGTCTTCGACCTGCCCTACGCAGGTGGCTGCAACCTCGGCGACCGCACCGTCCAGCCGCACATGGCCGCCCTGCGTCCCTTCGGCCTCGACGTGAAGGCCACCGAGGGCAGCTACCACGCGCAGGTCAACCGGGCCATCGAGCCCGGTCGGCCGATCGTGCTCACCGAGCGCGGCGACACCGTCACCGAGAACGCCCTGATGGCGGCGGCCCTGCACCCCGGCACCACGGTGATCCGCAACGCGTCGTCGAACTACATGGTCCAGGACCTGTGCTTCTACCTGCAGCGCTTGGGCGTCCGGGTCGAGGGCATCGGCTCGACCACCCTCAGCGTCACCGGCCTGGCCAACATCGACGTCGACGTCGACTACGCCCCCAGCGAGGACCCGATCGAGGCCATGTCGCTGCTCGCCGCGGCGATCGTCACCAACTCCGAGATCACCATCTGCCGGGTGCCGATCGAGTTCCTCGAGATCGAGCTGGCCACCCTCGAGGAGATGGGCTTCAACTACGAGCGCTCCGACGAGTACGTCGCCGAGAACGGCAAGACCCGGTTGGTCGACATCGCGACCCGCAGGTCACAGCTGCGGGCGCCGCTCGACAAGATCCACCCGATGCCGTTCCCGGGCCTCAACATCGACAACCTGCCGTTCTTCGCGGTCATCGCCGCGGTTGCCGAGGGCCAGACCCTGCTGCACGACTGGGTCTACGAGAATCGGGCGATCTACCTCACCGAGCTCACCAAGCTCGGTGGCCAGGTCAAGCTCCTCGACCCCCACCGGGTTCTTGTCGAAGGACCGACGCGTTGGTCCGGCACCGAGATCGTCTGTCCGCCGGCGCTCCGACCGGCCGTGGTGATCCTGCTGGCGATGCTCGCCTCGAAGGGCACGTCGGTGCTGCGGTCGACGTACGTGATCCACCGGGGCTACGAGGACCTTGCCGAGCGGCTCAACACCTTGGGTGCCAACATCGTGACCTTCCGCGACATCTGA
- a CDS encoding 2-hydroxyacid dehydrogenase: MADPRPLVWLPFDAEHLGEAPDGLRYESLVLEDGAPLPEWAGDVEFYVPPYMKWADQPRVLAALSSLKVVNTLTAGVDAIKDHVPEGVQLCNGRGIHNASTAELAVTLVLASLRGVPDFVRAQDRGAWQPTVTESLADKTVMIVGHGSIGKSIEERLSGFECDVVRVARTARQGVHPLSEIDDLLPGADVVILIVPLTDETRGLVDEGFLERMRDGALLVNLARGPVVDTDALLSALHTGRLSAALDVTDPEPLPEGHPLWEAPNLLVVPHVGGASSAMWPRAHRVIREQLERFASGEPLANVMSGAY; the protein is encoded by the coding sequence ATGGCTGACCCACGCCCCCTGGTCTGGTTGCCGTTCGACGCTGAGCACCTGGGCGAGGCCCCCGATGGCCTGCGCTACGAGTCGCTCGTGCTGGAGGACGGTGCTCCCCTGCCTGAGTGGGCCGGCGACGTCGAGTTCTACGTGCCGCCCTACATGAAGTGGGCCGACCAGCCCCGGGTGCTGGCCGCGCTCTCCTCGCTGAAGGTGGTCAACACGTTGACCGCGGGAGTCGATGCCATCAAGGACCACGTCCCCGAGGGCGTCCAGCTGTGCAACGGACGGGGCATCCACAACGCGTCCACCGCCGAGCTGGCTGTCACCCTGGTGCTCGCCTCCCTGCGTGGGGTTCCGGACTTCGTCCGTGCCCAGGACCGCGGCGCGTGGCAGCCGACGGTGACGGAGTCGCTGGCCGACAAGACGGTGATGATCGTCGGCCACGGGTCGATCGGGAAGTCCATCGAGGAACGACTCTCGGGCTTCGAGTGCGACGTGGTCCGGGTGGCTCGCACGGCGCGCCAGGGTGTGCACCCCTTGTCCGAGATCGACGACCTGTTGCCCGGGGCCGACGTGGTCATCCTCATCGTTCCGCTCACCGATGAGACACGTGGTCTGGTCGACGAGGGCTTCCTCGAGCGGATGAGGGACGGCGCGCTGCTCGTCAATCTGGCCCGAGGGCCGGTGGTCGACACCGACGCCCTGCTCTCCGCACTGCACACCGGCCGGCTCTCGGCCGCGCTCGACGTCACCGACCCCGAGCCGTTGCCCGAGGGCCACCCGCTCTGGGAGGCACCGAACCTGCTCGTGGTGCCGCACGTCGGGGGCGCGAGCAGCGCCATGTGGCCCCGGGCCCACCGGGTGATTCGCGAACAGCTGGAGCGGTTTGCCTCCGGGGAACCGCTGGCGAACGTGATGAGCGGCGCCTACTGA
- a CDS encoding zf-TFIIB domain-containing protein has product MESLKCPKCQADMVSRDLGRMSVDKCPEGHGVFLSRADLAEMIDAENDFHRDGGGFHTAPLPRITADMTTPPPATPKAPAWVATLFN; this is encoded by the coding sequence ATGGAGTCGCTGAAGTGCCCCAAGTGCCAGGCCGACATGGTCAGTCGAGACCTCGGCCGGATGAGCGTTGACAAGTGCCCGGAGGGGCACGGAGTGTTCCTCTCCCGCGCCGACCTCGCCGAGATGATCGACGCCGAGAACGACTTCCACCGTGATGGTGGCGGCTTCCACACCGCACCGCTGCCGCGGATCACCGCAGACATGACCACCCCGCCGCCGGCCACCCCGAAGGCGCCGGCCTGGGTCGCCACGCTGTTCAACTGA
- a CDS encoding glycerophosphodiester phosphodiesterase has protein sequence MDVLNAVVTRRRSGFPYLDEPVGVLAFAHRGGAFHPEIEGLENTMAAFRHAVDLGYRYLETDVHVTRDGVLLAFHDTVLDRVTDLKGEIASLTYAEVQGALIGGKERVPTLAELFDAFPDARFNIDIKAPGAVRPLADFIEARNAHDRILVGSFSRRHLGQFRRLTQGRVPTSAHPGEVVIFLLSPTGGIARLLTRGRVQALQVPHRKSGIPVTNGWLVRKAHAAGAQVHVWTIDEPEEMAGLIDRGVDGLMTDRTDILKDVLVERGQWEG, from the coding sequence ATGGACGTGTTGAATGCTGTCGTGACCCGACGCCGAAGCGGATTCCCCTATCTCGACGAGCCCGTCGGCGTGCTCGCCTTCGCCCACCGGGGTGGCGCCTTCCACCCCGAGATCGAGGGCTTGGAGAACACGATGGCCGCCTTCCGGCACGCCGTGGACCTGGGCTACCGCTACCTCGAGACCGACGTCCACGTCACCCGTGACGGCGTACTCCTGGCCTTCCACGACACCGTGCTCGACCGGGTCACCGACCTCAAGGGTGAGATCGCCTCCCTGACGTACGCCGAGGTGCAAGGTGCGTTGATCGGCGGCAAGGAGCGCGTCCCGACGCTGGCCGAGCTGTTCGACGCCTTCCCCGATGCCCGGTTCAACATCGACATCAAGGCGCCGGGCGCGGTCCGGCCGCTGGCGGACTTCATCGAGGCGCGCAACGCCCACGACCGGATCCTGGTCGGATCCTTCTCCCGCAGGCACCTGGGCCAGTTCCGACGGCTCACCCAGGGGCGGGTGCCAACCTCGGCTCACCCGGGTGAGGTGGTCATCTTCCTGCTCTCCCCCACCGGCGGCATCGCCCGCCTGCTCACGCGCGGTCGGGTGCAGGCCCTGCAGGTCCCGCACCGCAAGTCGGGCATTCCGGTGACGAATGGGTGGTTGGTGCGCAAGGCTCATGCCGCAGGTGCACAGGTGCATGTGTGGACGATCGATGAGCCGGAGGAGATGGCCGGGCTGATCGACCGTGGTGTCGACGGCTTGATGACCGATCGCACCGACATACTCAAGGACGTGCTCGTCGAGCGCGGCCAGTGGGAGGGATGA